In Vidua macroura isolate BioBank_ID:100142 chromosome 7, ASM2450914v1, whole genome shotgun sequence, a single genomic region encodes these proteins:
- the LOC128810381 gene encoding putative methyltransferase DDB_G0268948 isoform X3, which produces MATQMFEGRGHAAVYQKYRFAPGKELQQTILSYLREKKAIPAELAVDVGCGSGQGTHFLGEHFKKVVGTDISEAQIQEAKDTPCTPNISYLVCPAEELPFRDGSVDVLASFTAAHWFDVERFMREAQRVLRPGGCVAISTYTLDMSLRYGDCSQQLTKAFRECWDKILKYSNNRVKYVLDDYKEIFEALPFPDKKRVTDIYDPIPMTVEGVVGYMESTSSYQTFKKNDPTAATSLLQETEKRMLETMGVSSRETPVEFWVRHVCVLGCKGR; this is translated from the exons ATGGCCACCCAGATGTTCGAGGGCAGAGGGCATGCGGCCGTCTACCAGAAATACAGGTTTGCACCGGgcaaagagctgcagcagaCCATCCTCTCCTACCTGCGGGAAAAG AAAGCAATCCCTGCGGAGCTGGCCGTGGATGTTGGCTGTGGCTCTGGACAAGGCACCCACTTCCTTGGGGAGCACTTCAAGAAGGTGGTGGGCACGGACATCAGCGAAGCGCAGATCCAGGAGGCCAAGGACACCCCCTGCACGCCCAACATCTCCTACCT CGTGTGCCCTGCGGAGGAGCTGCCGTTCCGGGACGGCTCCGTGGACGTGCTGGCCTCGTTCACGGCCGCGCACTGGTTTGACGTGGAGCGGTTCATGCGGGAGGCGCAGCGCGTGCTGAGGCCGGGCGGCTGCGTGGCCATCAGCACCTACACCCTGGACATGAGCCTGCGCTACGGGGACTGCTCCCAACAGCTCACCAAAGCCTTCAGGGAG TGCTGggacaaaattttaaaatattcaaataatagAGTAAAATATGTCTTGGATGACTACAAAGAGATCTTTGAGGCCTTGCCATTCCCAGACAAGAAGAG AGTCACTGATATCTATGACCCAATTCCCATGACTGTTGAGGGCGTGGTTGGTTACATGGAGTCTACCTCTTCATATCAAACCTTTAAGAAAAATGACCCTACAGCTGCAACATCCCTCCTCCAAGAGACTGAAAAGAG GATGCTGGAGACAATGGGAGTTTCCTCTCGTGAGACCCCGGTGGAGTTCTGGGTGAGGCATGTCTGTGTGCTGGGGTGCAAGGGACGCTGA
- the LOC128810381 gene encoding putative methyltransferase DDB_G0268948 isoform X1 yields the protein MGRGCAGTPPGTAGPQRGEPCPGGSPGSRGAPLAPGAELRPSRRAPLASTRGDGFSALRGFGWLFVPKSSRWLGKREVPGQPSMATQMFEGRGHAAVYQKYRFAPGKELQQTILSYLREKKAIPAELAVDVGCGSGQGTHFLGEHFKKVVGTDISEAQIQEAKDTPCTPNISYLVCPAEELPFRDGSVDVLASFTAAHWFDVERFMREAQRVLRPGGCVAISTYTLDMSLRYGDCSQQLTKAFRECWDKILKYSNNRVKYVLDDYKEIFEALPFPDKKRVTDIYDPIPMTVEGVVGYMESTSSYQTFKKNDPTAATSLLQETEKRMLETMGVSSRETPVEFWVRHVCVLGCKGR from the exons ATgggccggggctgcgcggggACTCCGCCCGGCACTGCGGGGCCGCAGCGGGGAGAGCCGTGCCCGGGGGGCTCCCCTGGCTCCCGGGGGGCTCCCCTGGCTCCCGGGGCTGAGCTGCGCCCAAGCCGAAGGGCCCCGCTCGCCTCCACGCGTGGTGATGGGTTCAGTGCGCTGAGAGGCTTCGGGTGGCTTTTTGTGCCGAAAAGCAGCAGGTGGTTGGGAAAGCGCGAG gTGCCAGGTCAGCCAAGCATGGCCACCCAGATGTTCGAGGGCAGAGGGCATGCGGCCGTCTACCAGAAATACAGGTTTGCACCGGgcaaagagctgcagcagaCCATCCTCTCCTACCTGCGGGAAAAG AAAGCAATCCCTGCGGAGCTGGCCGTGGATGTTGGCTGTGGCTCTGGACAAGGCACCCACTTCCTTGGGGAGCACTTCAAGAAGGTGGTGGGCACGGACATCAGCGAAGCGCAGATCCAGGAGGCCAAGGACACCCCCTGCACGCCCAACATCTCCTACCT CGTGTGCCCTGCGGAGGAGCTGCCGTTCCGGGACGGCTCCGTGGACGTGCTGGCCTCGTTCACGGCCGCGCACTGGTTTGACGTGGAGCGGTTCATGCGGGAGGCGCAGCGCGTGCTGAGGCCGGGCGGCTGCGTGGCCATCAGCACCTACACCCTGGACATGAGCCTGCGCTACGGGGACTGCTCCCAACAGCTCACCAAAGCCTTCAGGGAG TGCTGggacaaaattttaaaatattcaaataatagAGTAAAATATGTCTTGGATGACTACAAAGAGATCTTTGAGGCCTTGCCATTCCCAGACAAGAAGAG AGTCACTGATATCTATGACCCAATTCCCATGACTGTTGAGGGCGTGGTTGGTTACATGGAGTCTACCTCTTCATATCAAACCTTTAAGAAAAATGACCCTACAGCTGCAACATCCCTCCTCCAAGAGACTGAAAAGAG GATGCTGGAGACAATGGGAGTTTCCTCTCGTGAGACCCCGGTGGAGTTCTGGGTGAGGCATGTCTGTGTGCTGGGGTGCAAGGGACGCTGA
- the LOC128810381 gene encoding putative methyltransferase DDB_G0268948 isoform X2 yields the protein MELNAPYGVPGQPSMATQMFEGRGHAAVYQKYRFAPGKELQQTILSYLREKKAIPAELAVDVGCGSGQGTHFLGEHFKKVVGTDISEAQIQEAKDTPCTPNISYLVCPAEELPFRDGSVDVLASFTAAHWFDVERFMREAQRVLRPGGCVAISTYTLDMSLRYGDCSQQLTKAFRECWDKILKYSNNRVKYVLDDYKEIFEALPFPDKKRVTDIYDPIPMTVEGVVGYMESTSSYQTFKKNDPTAATSLLQETEKRMLETMGVSSRETPVEFWVRHVCVLGCKGR from the exons ATGGAGTTAAACGCTCCTTATGGG gTGCCAGGTCAGCCAAGCATGGCCACCCAGATGTTCGAGGGCAGAGGGCATGCGGCCGTCTACCAGAAATACAGGTTTGCACCGGgcaaagagctgcagcagaCCATCCTCTCCTACCTGCGGGAAAAG AAAGCAATCCCTGCGGAGCTGGCCGTGGATGTTGGCTGTGGCTCTGGACAAGGCACCCACTTCCTTGGGGAGCACTTCAAGAAGGTGGTGGGCACGGACATCAGCGAAGCGCAGATCCAGGAGGCCAAGGACACCCCCTGCACGCCCAACATCTCCTACCT CGTGTGCCCTGCGGAGGAGCTGCCGTTCCGGGACGGCTCCGTGGACGTGCTGGCCTCGTTCACGGCCGCGCACTGGTTTGACGTGGAGCGGTTCATGCGGGAGGCGCAGCGCGTGCTGAGGCCGGGCGGCTGCGTGGCCATCAGCACCTACACCCTGGACATGAGCCTGCGCTACGGGGACTGCTCCCAACAGCTCACCAAAGCCTTCAGGGAG TGCTGggacaaaattttaaaatattcaaataatagAGTAAAATATGTCTTGGATGACTACAAAGAGATCTTTGAGGCCTTGCCATTCCCAGACAAGAAGAG AGTCACTGATATCTATGACCCAATTCCCATGACTGTTGAGGGCGTGGTTGGTTACATGGAGTCTACCTCTTCATATCAAACCTTTAAGAAAAATGACCCTACAGCTGCAACATCCCTCCTCCAAGAGACTGAAAAGAG GATGCTGGAGACAATGGGAGTTTCCTCTCGTGAGACCCCGGTGGAGTTCTGGGTGAGGCATGTCTGTGTGCTGGGGTGCAAGGGACGCTGA